A window of Argonema galeatum A003/A1 genomic DNA:
AGCCCTGGCTCAGAATATCAGTCTAGATCTCAAAGAATCTGGCTATGAACCAGTGGTGGCTTACGATGTCGCCACTGGTTTGCTTCGAGCCAAGGAACTAGAGCCAGATTTGATTGTCGTAGACCGAATGCTAGCAGGAGAATCGGGTCTGGGGTACTGCCAAAATCTTAGGCGTGCGGGCAATCGGGCCCCCGTGCTGCTGATGATGGCTCGCGATACAGTCGATGACCGGGTGGCTTGTCTGGAAGCAGGAGCGGATGATTACTTCCTCAAGCCTTACCGAACGGAAACGTTTTTGAAGTTAGTGCGTTTCTACCTACAACCTGAAAAGGAGAGTTCCGAGCAGTTTCGCTTTGGCGACTTGGTTTTAGATTTGGCTACTCGCAGAGCTTTACGCAACGGACGGACGATCGACCTGACAATGAAGGAATACGAGCTGCTTAAGTGTTTTATGGAGCATCCCCGC
This region includes:
- the nblR gene encoding response regulator transcription factor NblR, with translation MTSVTLNHSPCVLVIETDEALAQNISLDLKESGYEPVVAYDVATGLLRAKELEPDLIVVDRMLAGESGLGYCQNLRRAGNRAPVLLMMARDTVDDRVACLEAGADDYFLKPYRTETFLKLVRFYLQPEKESSEQFRFGDLVLDLATRRALRNGRTIDLTMKEYELLKCFMEHPREVLTREQIMENVWGDDFMGESNVIEVYIRYLRLKIEDEGEKRLIQTVRGVGYVLRET